Within the Megalops cyprinoides isolate fMegCyp1 chromosome 10, fMegCyp1.pri, whole genome shotgun sequence genome, the region ACAAAAGCCTGGGAAAGAGTTTAGTTTGACTCCCTAAATCAGCCCTAGAGGGGCTCGTTCATAGTTGATATATCAAAACTAAACTTCTTCCCTAACTAGAGTTCATTTCAATAGCTTTATTcttttcaagctccaattagaaATACATGACAGATGACGATTGTACAATAAACTCGCATCCATTCTTTAGAACATAGCCTAGAGTACCTCAGTTGCAGTGAAGTGTGGCTGGCTGTGATGTGATCAGAATAAAATACTTGAAAGCAGTTTCAGTTGCTGTATGGTCAATGCCACAAGCTATAACTGCAGGTTAATTAAGACAAGGTGACCGTGCCTCCTTTGTGAGTGCAAGGTTtactctggggaaaaaagatctGAACATATTCTCTGACTGATGTCTGGTTAATTAAGTCCTACAtagtaaaacaaatgaaaatgctgcTGTGTGAACTTGGTCCCTGCATTATTGGAGTTCCACCTTAAGAAGAAGCTCAAATGAGATGCAGAGCCCAGGCATGAGTGGGTGTGTCTTCCTGCAATCCCTGTTGAAAGTCCACCTGCTCTGCACCTACCTGTTGGAATCCCTCCCTGCACCGAGAGATTTTACTTGCAGGCATCCCTGCTGTCAcgcaggtgctgtgcagagccCGTGGGGTGAAACGGTGGGCCCAGCATGGGAATCTGAGAGAGGAATGCTTGCGTGTGCATCAGCACGGTCCACTTGGCACAGCCTGGTTTGAGAATAGGGGCTTCCCTCCCTCTGACAGTGTGAGAACGGCTAACAGGGAGCAATGAGGGAGCCAAACGAGatctgaatgaaagaaaaataaatgagactGAGCCAAACAACCTGACCAGtgacacaagttttttttttcccccactctgtACCTGTTCTTCTAATGCAGTGTTGTTTATGTCATCATTTGTATAGGGATTGCTTCAGGCCCTGTATGTACAGAAGGTACTCCGTTATCAGTATAGTCTTGGGAGTGGATGAGTGGGGATGTATGACGctcatatatttttcatttggctCTTGCCCAAAATACTTATTGTGAACTCTGCTGTTGTGGTTTGGAGAAATCAAATGCAGAATGGTACAACGCCAAGTCCAAACACGGTAGTTCAGACCACATTGCTACCACTGCAAGGAGGTCAAAGGTCTATAAGATGCAACCACTCTGGTAATGTTTAACCCGACTTTACTACCTTTTAGCAGAAAGTAATGTTATAGGATATAGTACGCACATGATCATTTAGTCAGAGTCGAATGCATTCATTCCATTAATGAGGATGTGCTGACATGAAGGGTTTGGTTTTGATTAGTGTGTTTTGTAATAGCATACTTAATACCACAGGGCAGGTGGTTCAGGATGGAACTGGTTTTATGCCCGGAGGGGTTGCTTAagcacctcccccccccccaactccccacAACCCTTCCCCTCACTAACACTGACAcgaaagaggaaaagaaagatcCTCTCCATAAACTACTGATGTAATGTTCCGACAAGAAACAGGCTGAAATGAGTCTTGACATGTAACTTGGGCATCCGTGGTGAAGCTGTACCCACCTGGCTGTCTAGGTTCGTTCTTAAGTAACTGTACAGTATCAGATATAACTCTGATGTGCAGTTTTGCATATGTTAGAATGTTTTGATGACTGCAGAACTGTGAATTTTAAGAAGATAGTGTCTTTTAAACAATAATGTATgttccattgtaaaaaaaagaggtCTGCACCTGCACTGGATATTATGAAAAGTCTTATAGTGAAATGTATGGGAAATGAACAGATTTTGAGATGCAATTTGATAAAATGGAGTCACTCTGTATCTACACACATGGCTGGCATGAGGGTAAAATAATGTCTGGAAGTTGGACTGAGATGAGATAGCAGTCAGAACACACAATCTTCAGAGTATAGTGTACTTCTGTACTGTCTCAGGGGCCCTTATTGGCATTATGCATTTGGAAGATATCAGATTAGCTTCTGGGTTGTTGTCATTAAGAAGAAAGATATATTTCCATGGAGATGATGgactacattttttatatttgtatgttttttttccctcaagaaCCTGATTTGGTGCCTGGATTTTTTCCAAGAGATGATTTATTAGCTtggttaattatttaattttctcaaCAGTCCCTTAATTGGATCTTGGCCAAGTTTTAAGTgttgttaatgtaaataaatgagtgtatgtgtgtgtgtgtgtgtgtgtgtgtgtatgtgtgtgtgtgtgtgtgtgtgtgtgtgtgtgtgtgtgtgtgtgtgtgtgcgtgtgtgtgcgtgtgtgcatgcgtgtgtgtgtatgtgtatgattgtgtgtgtgtgtgtttgcatccacatgtgtgtgtgtgtgtaataagtGTCTTTGAGCGTAGGTATGTTAGAGGGAAGGTACAGGATATCTGGGACAGTTGGTCAGCAGGGAGCCTGGCTGGTAACCTCTATGCCTTTGTGCCAACGGCCTGTTGCCAGGCCTAAGCACAGAGGGAGATTGTTCACTATCAGGATTGAGAGGGCATAAATGCATCTAATAGGCCAGCCACAGACTGACTGCCTGAGTGAACAAGAGACAGGAAAACTGACTAGAGTCAATGCGACAGCACACCCCTCTGTTTCACCCAATGTAGGCCATGTGAAGTTCCCAAGCCCTAACCATTTAACCATATGCAGTACAATTATGACAGCATATCAGCTGCTGGATTTGACTCTCAAAatcacagaaatggcaaaatatgaaattatcatTTCCAAATAGTTTAGAACAGCAGTGTTGAGAAGTGTTTGTGACACCAAATTCACAGTGGTAATGAGATTTAATGACACATCATAGCTGTACCTTTTAACAGGTGTTCCAGATAAGGTGCTCTAAGTAAAACCAGTTGACTAAATGGTCCCAGCGCAAGTATGAAGTGTAAAGTGATACATCTTTAAACAGTACACATCGTAAGGTGAAACAATGACATATTTTTGGGAGGAATGCTTACTTGAAGTCCCTTACTAAAGAATACTTAAagtcccctctcccccccatgTCCGCAGGCTTTCAGGACGTGCATGTGATGATCTTCATTGGCTTCGGCTTCCTGATGACGTTCCTGCAGCGTTATGGTTTCAGCAGCGTGGGATTCAACTTCCTGATTGCGGCCTTCTCCCTACAGTGGGCCACGCTGATGCAGGGCTTCTTCCATGGCATGCATGGGGGAAAGATCCATATTGGTGTGGAGAggtgagatacacacacacacacacgcacacacacacgcgtgcacatacatacacgcgcgcacacacacacacacacacacacacacacacacacacacacacacacacacacacacatacacacacgcgcgcgcgcacacacacacacacaaacgacccacacatgcattcacacagacatgctccaCGTCGGAGTCGAGAACTGAGATACTGGCATGAGTGCACAAATATGCACTCATTTGTGTGCAAAGGGACtggaacaacaaaacaatacattgtgCATTTAGTCAGCCCTGATATTCTGTACATGgtgtacacacattttttatagCCCACAGTGGTGTTGAACAGTGTGTTGACAACCATGTATTTGTCGAAGTGGATACACTGGTGCTTTAAGGATAGTGAAAGAAGTGAAgtatgcacaaaaaaacattaacatacatGCCTGCAGAAGAAACAACCTGATTAAATTTTGCGTAAATTACTGCATAAACGAATTGACTGCAATGGGGATATAAAGGAAACCTGATCTTTTTGTAGCTGATAAATACTGAACAGCAGAGGGAATACTGAGCGAAGgttataaatgaaatgaagcaataTGTCTTTCTTGCAGCATGATCAACGCAGATTTCTGCACTGGTTCTGTTCTGATCTCCTTCGGGGCAGTGCTGGGGAAGACCAGCCCTGTACAGCTGCTGTTGATGGCCGTGTTTGAAGTGACTCTGTTTGCTGTCAATGAGTTCATCCTCCTCACTGCCCTAGGGGTGAGTGTGAGAGCACATGCATATTACCAACCAGAACACACCAGCGCATACTTGTGAATCACTTAGTGCTGGCACAAAGTAATTAGCATTGCCACTACGCTGACCAGCTTTGTCTCTTTCTTAGTGAAGTAACTGACAGTCTTAACTAATTCCTTTTCTGGACCTCTGCCATTCTCAGAATACCTGTTTATGTTGTGTTCCCTCCTCCTAAGCTAACACGTGTAGAAGTCAGGGTGAAAGATTTgaaatattgttaaataaaCTATGGATCGCTAAATGGGTTTCTTCACCAGGCAAGGGATGCAGGCGGTTCCATGACCATCCACACATTTGGGGCCTACTTTGGGCTGGTGGTAGCCCGTGTGCTCTACCGTCCCCAGCTGAGCAAGAGCCAACACAAAAACTGCTCCGTCTATCACTCTGATCTCTTCGCCATGATTGGTAAGATGCAAATTTTGAATGGGAGCTGACCGCTCCCCTCGCTTGTGCTTGCTGTTTGTCTGGAGTCACCTTTAGTTTTAGTAACCAAAGCTAGAGTAAGGGTATAATTTGTGTCATGGTCAATAATTATTGAATTATAAAAATCATTACAATCAGTTAATCAGTGCCGTGGGATAATCAGTGTTTATCCCACGGCACAGCATTGTGATATGCTATATAACCCCACCAATTTAACATGTGTGCTGAGAGAACcttgatatgtttttttatgaatttgaaGTGCCTCTTATTTTGTCCTTCCAAATTGGCCTTGATACAGATCCTTCATACTCCCTGCAGATAACCGCCTTTGATGGAGTAAATTATTTCTGAAATCCAGATGTTATTGTTCGTATTTCTGCACAGGTACAATCTACCTGTGGATGTTCTGGCCCAGCTTCAACTCGGCCATCACAGAACATGGTGACGACCAGCACCGCACTGCCATGAACACCTACTACTCCCTGGCCGCCTGCACACTGGCCACCTACGCCTTCTCCTCCCTGGTCAGCCATGATGGCAAGCTGGATATGGTAAGGAGGTGTGGAGGGTGGAATTTAGTAATCACAGAATGCAAGATTGGTATGTTGAGAGGCTTGCGTCATAGTCTTCCAGAGGGTGCCGTTTGTCAGTCGTGGCCGTTCTGTATGGACCAATACATGAGAACATggtgaacaaaacaaatgttttaatgacatGTCTACCAGACAGCAGTTAACAGaatgatttaaacatttttttgtcaggaTTGTACATTAAAGCCCTTTTCCCAGAGTTATCTCAGCATATCACACGTGGCACAGATTTCCAATTTCCATCACTTATGAGAGTTGACATTAGCCATATGAGAGCTGACATTAGCCATAACTTTTTtgttcagtgacattttttacTGTTGAAAGACGTGAGTTAATGGTATTTCGACAGAGGAGTAATATGAACTGTGAAAAGGACATAAAAGTTGTGCATCCTGGAGCATTCTATGTCAGTAAGAAAGTCATAAAAATCAAAACCTACACcgcacacaaagaaaaaagggtcatacttacatacatatacacagctTAATTATTTGTACGTTTTATAGCCATTTTCATTGAGTTAATGACTGTTGTGCTGCAAGATTTTGCAGGCATGTTTAGGGCATTGATTCAACATCATAATTAAGTGGTGAAATATGCTAATGAAAATCCCACTCTGGCCCATGCAGGTGCACATCCAGAATGCTGCTCTGGCAGGAGGTGTGGCAGTGGGCACAGCAGGTGAGATGATGCTGACTCCCTTTGGCTCCATGATTGTGGGCTTTCTGGCCGGGACCATCTCCACCCTTGGTTTCAAGTACCTCTCGGTGAGCAGCATGAACCCGCTTTTTCTCTGATCTTCACCACAACCACAGTGCAATTACTGTGCAAAACTACCTCAGTCAAAGCGAGCGAAAGGAATGGTACATTTACAGGTGCTCAAAGCATCATCTTATATTGATTTTCTTAGAGTCTCAGAACATgaaacacacaggctcacacaccaagcacatacacacacatgtatacactgCTACCATAATGTATAACTCTGCTTTTCCCTCACCTCCTCTGTTCAGCCAATCCTTGAGAGCAAGCTCCATATTCAGGACACCTGTGGTGTACACAACCTGCATGGAATGCCAGGGGTCCTGGGCGCCATTGTGGGTGCAATCACTGCTGCTCTGGCTACAGAGGAGGTCTATGGAGAGGGGTGAGTACTCCATGCTGTCACCACAGCCTTTATTTGTCATCTTTCAAGTTCTTTCTGTAAGCCCTCTACAAATTGCAAGCACACACTAAATATAGCCACCAAAGCTATGTTCCATTCTTCAAAATCTTAATGGGTATTGCTTCATAGTTCTTCATTACTGTCGTCCACTCTGTGCTATGACAAACCAGCATGAAGGGAAATGAATTTCAGGTAGCTACCAGAACAGCTTTGGACTGACATCTAAAAAcgtaatgtaaaatgacatcTAAAAATGACTAGAGTGCTGGTCAGGGCTAtcagaaatgtctgtgtgtagaGTAAAGACAGATCTATGTGCTCTGTTGCAGGATGAAGGATGTGTTCCCAGATGTCAGCTCCGGCGATATCACCGCTTCCTTCCAGGGAGTGCGTCAGGCCATCTCCCTGGCTGTGACCCTGGGCATTGCCCTGTTAGGGGGTCTGATTGTAGGTAGGTATCAAATACAGTGGATTCCTGGATTGACCCATTAATTATTGGAAGTCACCCAGCAAAGACATACCTGTGAATGGAAGGTAACATATCATCAGTGTACGGAGGTCATGACTGAACACAAAGTTACATCATACAAAATTCATGCACAATAAAAACCTTCCCCTTGCAATAAGGTTCCAGCCCTTTGGTTGTATTTTCttgaatgcaaaaatacacacaggtgGTGCATGCCTCCACATACCCCTGTGTTGTATGCATTCAGCTATCTGCTATTCAGCTATGCTCTTCAGCCACACCACCCTAAAACTTTCTCCTGCCCAATGGTTGAAAGTAAGTTAGGCTTGGCTCTGTCAGGACTTGGGTTAGATATCTCTTGGGAAGCCCAGGTTGCTGCTGGACATTGCTGGGCCAGTAGGAGGCAGTCTTATCTCTGAACATAACAGAAGGCTGATGGTCCAGCGCTAGAGCAAATACACTGCAGTAGGAGACACTGTCGATTTGATGAAACGTTAAGACTCACTGTGGCCTTTAAAAATCCCATGGCTCTTACTGCAAAGTAAGAGTCCCTCCCTCTGaacctcagctgatgtgtttgtgaatcTTCTGATGGAAAATGGCTGCTGTCCATCACCCAGGTGGCAGCTGCACAATATGGAGTTTTGAGATCTTTGAGCAGTGCCATATAAAAACAACCAATTGttgcattgttattattgttgatgttgttattactatttCTGTTCCACAGGGTTCATTCTAAGGCTGCCCATCTATGGCGCTCCACCGGACACCAACTGCTTTGAGGATTCGATCTACTGGGAGGTGTGTCCTTTTCAATACCTTTGATTTATCTATTCAGGTATCAAAGATGAGCTTGTCTCAACCTGGATTTCACAAAGGCCCCAAATAAAtatccaaaaaaggaaaaataacatttacaatatCTGAATCctataaacacaaatatgttaATACAAAAACAGCTTTATCAGAGGTCTTGGAGTCAAGCGCATTTACACAGGTGTAACCAGACCACAGCAACAGGAACAGCAGAACCTTCAAGTTCATGATAGTGTTTAGTAGAATTGAATGACAAAGGTAAAATACCACCTGcagatgctgctgctgtcctgatCACAAGTAGAGGAGCAATGAGAATTTGATGGATCCATTGGTTTGTTTGAGAAGTATGTTCAGCTGGCAAACCTTAAGCAGGTTTTGCAATATGTACTGGTGTCTGAGGTTGAAGAGTGCTTCAACTAGCTCTGAACTTCATTGCCCATCTCCTTCACATACCAACATCACCACAGAAGTCTTCTACTCGAAAGCTAGAGCACTTAATTCAATCAACTGCTACcttaattaaatgtatgtaacAGATTTTGGTCAATGCTGAGGTAAGTTATTTGTTGAACTGTGGCTCTGCTAAGAACAGAATGGGGCAACACTGTTTTTAACATTCAGACTGGGAAATGAATGCATTGCGCATCAAGATATGAATTAGCAACTCCATAATGTGTGAGGATGAgctattttccatttattttatattcacagGAACCTAATATTACTTTTAATTCTTAAATTAacttataaaataatttaaatttaccTACATGCCCATCTCTCCATACTGTCTGCCATCTCTGCTCTATCTCTGTCAATCccccttctccttttctctttgctttgtCTCGCTGCTTCTCTTTCTGCGTTGCTCTCcgtctttctgtttttttattctctctttttatacactctctctctctctctctctctttctctctctctctctcccaggtaCCTGGGGAAGAGGGCACCCATGAGGAGATGACCACAGTGCAAGTGGAAGATGTGGAGAAACCAATCAATGGCTGAATTTCCTGCTCTAATGGAAACAGTCATTGAAGTAGCAGTCTCATGCAAGTCTGCACTCATGGACGCTAGCATGGatagagaaaaaagaaacacacacacacgtgcgcacgcacacacacacacacacacacacacaaactgtgaaacatacagtttatttttcattcttaacCCTCACTCCCTATAAGAAAGTGGTATTGTTTAGTGCAAACCACATACCAACTGTTTATAAGAGCTACATAGTGACCTTGTATATGTTATCAGGTATTTATGCAGGGGTTACTACCCCATGGATCCATAAACCTGCATCAGATCCTCCTCTGGACTAATGTTCATATGGATGTGAGGAACTTGCATCTACCCAAGCAATAACATGCAAAGCACAAAGATGAGGAGACAATCATCTAATTCCACCGTGCTTTTCAGAGCATAGCATCATCACCATTGAATGGGACCCCAACCAGCCTCATCTGATcaacaaaaaaaccctctgaGCCTCAGTCCAGCTGTTTTCCTTAATGGTTCTATACAGATTTCATTCTTTGTGTCTGCTCAGCTCAAGTATTTGATTGTACTCCTAATTTGTCTTTTGATATCTTAAGAGAGATGTACAAAATCTCcattatgtgtgtttatataggAGTGAAAACTATTTTATCTGAATTCCATGCTGGTAGTTAGCTGGATGTCACAAGAAAATTCCTTGGTTATATAGCTTTCTTTTATATCTTGTTTGATCTCAGTTATACTTGGATATGACccacattgtttcattttcagccttACTGTTTAGAATGGAATTGTAAATGCCTCCATAACCGTTTGTTCGATCATTCACGTTATACAAACCCCAAATATAACTGTGGAATACATTGTCAACTAcagccactagatggcgatGATCAACCATATTATAAATTGTTCTTTGACACGGGAATGAGAATCTGATATTTTCACGTTTTAAAGGCAATATAGTTGATTTTACTACCAGAATTTCTGGTGATATTTCAAGTGTTACAGTGCAGCggttacatgaaaaaaaatgttaactcTGATTTAAGAAAAAgtcaattttatttaaacacacagcagtgttaTTTAAAAAACCAAAGACATTAGTCTTTCTTCGTTGGCACAGtggtaatataatatatttgaattatatgatttttacattttaaagagcGTTGGGTAGAATAGCTCTTTTTAATCACTAATTACAGTAATATTCCACGTGGAAAAAGGCTGATCATTCAGTTAAGATCATAAgtcacatttatcattttaaaggcCCTCTTGCAATGCTGTCCTCTTCTGTCACTTTTTGATATTTCCTGTTTCCACTAACactattatttaaatgattcaaAAAGTATCACTCACCATTGTCAACACCGAGTTACTGTAAAGATAAGTGAAATGCCCCGTGAATTCCAATTCAaatttatttggaaataaatagctttttttcagatttgacATTGTCATTTTTGATTTAGATATATACAGATGTTGCAGAGGTAAAATGTGTCATCTACCTGTGACAGCCTAGTTTTCTGGTGTAATAGTTATGGCATGGCACATGTCAAATAAACCAGACGCTGCCGTGGTGGTGTACTACTACAGGCCATATACCTCAGAAACATAAGATATGTACATGGATGTTcacaagacaaataaataacatggcAAGCTCTGATCTGTTCCTTGCCATTTCACTCTGTAGACACAGATGGAACAAGAAATAAATTATCTTTgttgctgccccccccccccccccccccccccgttaaaTTCTGCCCATTTAAgttctgacattttaaatgtgtgttagCTTTCTTTCATGCTTCAGTTGAATGTATGCAATATATGAccattgaaaatatttctaaattatTCGTCTGATTGTTTGTACTTGTTTGGCTTTGGATATTTAACGGAGAGATTAGATTAGAGAGATTATTAGATTTTGTCACAATGTCCCATAATCAAATGGTTTGGCCAATATACACTTGGAATGAGGGCCTGACGGCTTTGCTGATTTCTTACACACCAAGCTTAATACAGCACCTCgacagacaaagaaataaatttTCAGCTTCTAAGAATGGAAGCAAGCTTGGAAATGTACTTTAATCCTCTCATGAATACTTAATGATGGCGCAATCAGTGCGGAAGGGGTTAATGCCCAAATCCAGATGGTTTTTCTACCGCGTAATTAACACAGTTTCACTTTAGCGGGATCAAAAGACAGAAGGGAagccgggagggggggggaggcttATTTCGATACGGCGTTATTAGCCGCGCCTGGGGCCTGTGCATGTTCGCATGCGATGTCGGAGGGAGCGGAGCGCAGTTTCTATTCTGTGCACAAATCCTGTCCTGTGATGGCGCCGTGGCGTGAACGAGCGCAGTCGTCCTTTCCCATGAACTAAGACAGGTGGGCAGCTGTGTTAATGAGTAGGCGCCACTGCCGACGTTCTTAATTGCGCTTTGCAGCTCAAATTAACATGCAAAAACGTAACAACGGCTATGACTGTAATTATTCCGTTGTATTTTCGAAAGCATTAAATGATCGTGTGTCCATAATATGACCTACAGCAATACATAGCCTACAAGCAATATAgcacatatatataaaacatataaaatattaatacgTTTGTGTCGCTATTACTTTAACTTTCGATTATTGTACGATAATGTAAAAGGAAAAATTACCTGGCCCTACCAATAAAAATATAAGTTTTGGACAAATAAAAGCCTTGAAttgtaattaatataaaatttaaaagacAGCTGTTTTGCGTTTTAGATACCTATTAGGATCTATAAGTGAAACAGACATTGTGTTTCGTTGCTGGATCGTCTCCGAGCTCTAAAAACAATTATGACTTGGCATAATGGTTACGTGATGAGAAAATTTCAAATTACTGACAGAGTTTGTTTACATTATAGATGgaatggtttatttattttttactgatttAGACTAATCGTCACAGGATTGGAGCCAGCTTTGACAGGTAAGTCCAGTTGCCCGCTCTTCTCAATTCTCTGATCACTGGCCAGCCGGCCAAAAGACATTTGACTCCACCCACAGGGGGTCGCAGTTAACCTTTCATCCAGACAGGATGAATACCAGGAAAAGGAAGCCCCTCTGACCACTATTAAAGCTGAGAGGAATATGGGGATAAAGGGGCGGCAAGAGGACAGAGGCTTCTGCTGAAGTCACCTCCTGGAGCCCTCCGTTGTGGACAATGGCTCTCGGCATGGCAGAgacctctttttctccctttcgGGCTGCCTCTAATGGGATTAGCGATTTACTCTGACAAAGTCTGATCCTAGACCTTCCCGTCTCCTATATTCATCACACCTCTTGGCCCGAATCAACCACCTCAGCACCTGCTGGGGCAAATGGAGAGGATGAAAGGCcatgggaatgttttttttccatggggACAATCATAGCAGGGTGGTGCGACTCAGAAATAAAGCATGCTTtggatcattttcaaatacaaatgcaaacacacagacacacacaaatgtacattttacttTGACTtgattttttaacatttatcttCAATTAAAACTGAAGTACAGTCCTGTATTTCCAGTTGAAAGTCTCTGCCGTATATGTTTGATGTACAGTGAATTCTCTCTCATTATATGTGCACTGTGTATACAGCAGGCATTCAaactttgtatttgtttaatgcGTCTAAGTTCACATTTGAAATTCTTACTGGGATTTTTCCAGGGGTGAGAGAATTGGAGATAGGGAATGTAATAGGATTGAAAACTGTGCATGAGGCAGCAGGGGACCAGAGTGGGTGAAATGT harbors:
- the rhbg gene encoding ammonium transporter Rh type B; translation: MTDYKTNLRLKLPITCIILEVILIILFATLVQYDDDTDAKHWHENMEKHNESNYENEFYFRYPSFQDVHVMIFIGFGFLMTFLQRYGFSSVGFNFLIAAFSLQWATLMQGFFHGMHGGKIHIGVESMINADFCTGSVLISFGAVLGKTSPVQLLLMAVFEVTLFAVNEFILLTALGARDAGGSMTIHTFGAYFGLVVARVLYRPQLSKSQHKNCSVYHSDLFAMIGTIYLWMFWPSFNSAITEHGDDQHRTAMNTYYSLAACTLATYAFSSLVSHDGKLDMVHIQNAALAGGVAVGTAGEMMLTPFGSMIVGFLAGTISTLGFKYLSPILESKLHIQDTCGVHNLHGMPGVLGAIVGAITAALATEEVYGEGMKDVFPDVSSGDITASFQGVRQAISLAVTLGIALLGGLIVGFILRLPIYGAPPDTNCFEDSIYWEVPGEEGTHEEMTTVQVEDVEKPING